The following proteins come from a genomic window of Iamia sp. SCSIO 61187:
- a CDS encoding GNAT family N-acetyltransferase: protein MDVRLATIEDGEGIRAIYNREVLEGTATFDLRPRSAEDQRRWLTDRSGAHAVIVAVEGDEVLGFGSLSAYRSRPAYATTVEDSVYVAPQHQGAGVGRALLEALVEAAELRGFHTVIGRIAGGNEGSIALHQRCGFEVVGVEREVGRKFRRWLDVTVVQRVL, encoded by the coding sequence ATGGACGTGCGGCTGGCGACGATCGAGGACGGCGAGGGGATCAGGGCCATCTACAACCGCGAGGTGCTCGAGGGGACGGCCACGTTCGACCTGCGCCCCCGCAGCGCCGAGGACCAGCGCCGTTGGCTGACCGATCGGTCGGGCGCCCACGCCGTCATCGTCGCGGTCGAGGGGGACGAGGTCCTGGGCTTCGGGTCCCTGTCGGCCTACCGTTCCCGTCCCGCCTACGCGACCACGGTCGAGGACTCCGTCTACGTCGCGCCCCAGCACCAGGGCGCCGGTGTCGGCCGGGCGCTGCTCGAGGCCCTGGTCGAGGCGGCCGAGCTCCGGGGCTTCCACACCGTCATCGGTCGCATCGCCGGCGGCAACGAGGGCTCGATCGCCCTGCACCAGCGGTGCGGGTTCGAGGTCGTCGGGGTCGAGCGCGAGGTCGGCCGCAAGTTCCGGCGCTGGCTCGACGTCACCGTGGTGCAACGAGTTCTCTGA
- a CDS encoding alpha/beta hydrolase: MTPQISANPDELDRYVEALTPADQDINDALAGLPALVEGWNATPSGFGGRVDATAVEAIDGAVDELSYLDLWVGRIADAFRATERICSTDGCPAVLFSNEMQLDTAGPPSLAEAVDQGEWSHLFEVVRDGSDGQTRVIRLLVDERPEGMGELEWQLLVEELGIAGTGGPLHIVAHGWTTSSASATGAGEATADLYDQQGVEGATVLVIDWDEGDSVGASPGSWGNFGAAEDSAMATGDTLAPLFTAIAAADPDGHVAITAHSLGNHVVTRALSQMEDPTGRFSVDYTMVQPAIPASAPTGDTDHYGALVGPRVRDLTITINNGDDALFWYELQGPEALGDEASDGDGLSTLVEWRRQAGLDTTVVDHDSAAGDGHLGLTPDHGQGLVRSLTQEAIDRVGGGSSPQTDVREWLFSTYDHRTASRVIDHPAVEAYLDEQQAAGEPPTVADLEAILEAEVLGPEPRPMPLPEPVPTPTEPPEPSPGPTPEPTPAPTVPVPTPTPTG; this comes from the coding sequence GTGACGCCCCAGATCAGCGCCAACCCCGACGAGCTCGACCGCTACGTGGAGGCCCTGACCCCGGCCGACCAGGACATCAACGATGCCCTCGCCGGGCTCCCGGCCCTGGTCGAGGGGTGGAACGCCACGCCGTCCGGCTTCGGCGGCCGGGTCGATGCCACCGCGGTGGAGGCGATCGACGGCGCCGTCGACGAGCTGTCCTACCTCGACCTGTGGGTGGGGCGGATCGCCGACGCCTTCCGGGCCACCGAGCGGATCTGCTCCACCGACGGCTGCCCGGCGGTGCTCTTCTCCAACGAGATGCAGCTCGACACGGCCGGCCCCCCGAGCCTGGCCGAGGCGGTCGACCAGGGGGAGTGGTCGCACCTGTTCGAGGTGGTGCGCGACGGGAGCGACGGTCAGACCCGGGTGATCCGGTTGCTCGTCGACGAGCGCCCCGAGGGGATGGGCGAGCTCGAGTGGCAGCTGCTGGTGGAGGAGCTGGGCATCGCCGGCACCGGTGGGCCCCTGCACATCGTCGCCCACGGTTGGACCACGTCGTCGGCGAGCGCGACCGGCGCCGGCGAGGCGACGGCGGACCTCTACGACCAACAGGGGGTGGAGGGGGCGACGGTGCTCGTCATCGACTGGGACGAGGGTGACAGCGTCGGGGCCTCGCCGGGCTCGTGGGGCAACTTCGGCGCCGCCGAGGACTCGGCCATGGCCACGGGCGACACGCTCGCCCCGCTGTTCACGGCCATCGCCGCCGCCGACCCCGACGGGCACGTGGCCATCACCGCCCACAGCCTCGGCAACCACGTCGTGACCCGGGCGCTCTCCCAGATGGAGGACCCGACGGGCCGGTTCTCCGTCGACTACACGATGGTCCAGCCGGCGATCCCGGCGTCGGCCCCCACCGGGGACACCGACCACTACGGCGCCCTCGTCGGCCCCCGGGTGCGCGACCTCACCATCACCATCAACAACGGCGACGACGCCCTGTTCTGGTACGAGCTCCAGGGGCCCGAGGCGCTCGGCGACGAGGCCTCCGACGGCGACGGGCTCAGCACCCTCGTCGAGTGGCGCCGCCAGGCCGGGCTCGACACCACCGTCGTCGACCACGACAGCGCAGCCGGCGACGGCCACCTCGGACTGACCCCCGACCACGGCCAGGGCCTGGTGCGCTCGCTCACCCAGGAGGCGATCGACCGCGTCGGCGGCGGGTCGTCACCGCAGACCGACGTGCGCGAGTGGCTGTTCTCCACCTACGACCACCGCACCGCCAGCCGGGTGATCGACCATCCCGCCGTCGAGGCCTACCTCGACGAGCAGCAGGCCGCCGGCGAACCACCGACGGTGGCGGACCTGGAGGCCATCCTCGAGGCCGAGGTGCTCGGCCCCGAGCCCCGACCGATGCCGCTCCCCGAACCGGTCCCGACCCCGACCGAGCCGCCCGAGCCGTCCCCCGGCCCGACGCCGGAGCCCACCCCGGCACCGACCGTGCCCGTCCCGACCCCCACCCCGACGGGCTGA